A genomic stretch from Triplophysa dalaica isolate WHDGS20190420 chromosome 4, ASM1584641v1, whole genome shotgun sequence includes:
- the LOC130419421 gene encoding uncharacterized protein LOC130419421 yields the protein MVQPGAKKLHVTTWKEGSLPGPIALGENKYKCRFCKRTGGYPALVAHVQTHEKTAVKHKGNKMYKCHLKCRENGHYHCCYCCHILSRKDILINHLQKCASAPVYIPSTPSTVFRGCSETCAVKPADFPSSHSISAASPKCDPIPVTSSTSDPKLLTKPGLPPASTPPVQSTSEYAGISSTPSPPSPSRTLKTDVLHPTVLVSSDIQNVVSAKPIESSTSSKILKKPKRTTCTFCNKVLNKKNLKIHIQRRHSLSTAENNINHQLTSLCTSKRDEVCLAEEATKKYGKTEPTIFSKIIDKTIPADIIYEDDKCLAFRDKSPQAPVHFLVIPRIHIPGISEAHDEDAPLLGHLLIVAKNIAKKEGLGEGYRVVINDGKNGAQSVYHLHIHVLGGRQMRWPPG from the exons ATGGTTCAACCTGGAGCTAAGAAA CTTCATGTAACCACTTGGAAGGAGGGAAGTTTGCCTGGACCTATAGCACTGggtgaaaataaatacaaatgcagGTTCTGTAAGAGGACTGGAGGGTACCCTGCTCTGGTCGCACATGTACAGACCCACGAGAAAACTGCTGTTAAACATAAAG gaaataaaatgtataaatgtcacCTGAAGTGTAGAGAAAATGGACACTATCACTGCTGCTATTGTTGTCACATTTTATCTCGAAAAGACATACTTATTAACCATCTTCAGAAGTGTGCATCAGCTCCCGTCTACATTCCTTCTACACCATCTACAGTGTTCAGAGGATGTTCAGAAACCTGCGCTGTCAAACCAGCTGACTTTCCATCATCCCACAGCATCTCAGCGGCATCCCCCAAGTGTGATCCTATTCCTGTAACATCTTCTAcaagtgatcctaaacttttaACCAAACCAGGTCTGCCTCCAGCTTCGACCCCTCCAGTTCAGAGCACCTCTGAATACGCCGGCATTTCCAGCACTCCTTCACCACCGAGCCCCTCCAGAACCCTGAAGACTGATGTTTTACATCCCACTGTTTTAGTATCCTCAGATATTCAAAACGTTGTGTCTGCCAAGCCAATTGAATCCTCCACTAGTAGCAAAATATTGAAGAAGCCCAAGCGAACAACATGCACCTTTTGCAACAAggttttaaacaagaaaaatcttaaaatccACATTCAAAGACGTCATTCATTGTCTACAgcagaaaacaatataaatcacCAGCTTACG AGCTTGTGCACATCAAAACGAGATGAGGTTTGCTTGGCAGAAGAGGCTACTAAGAAATATGGAAAAACTGAACCCactatattttcaaaaattattGACAAAACTATTCCTGCAGACATCATTTATGAAGACGACAAG TGTCTAGCATTCAGAGATAAAAGTCCTCAGGCTCCTGTGCACTTTCTGGTTATTCCAAGAATTCATATTCCAGGAATTAGTGAGGCACACGACGAGGATGCACCG CTCCTCGGTCATCTCTTGATTGTGGCCAAAAACATTGCAAAGAAAGAAGGACTAGGTGAAGGATACAGAGTCG tgaTTAATGATGGCAAAAATGGGGCACAGTCTGTGTACCACCTTCACATCCATGTCCTGGGAGGACGGCAAATGAGATGGCCACCAGGATAG